One genomic window of Streptomyces sp. NBC_01498 includes the following:
- a CDS encoding helix-turn-helix transcriptional regulator, translating to MAQVARRMGMSDRTLRRKLRAICDRVDVETPIEAVVWAVRRRIV from the coding sequence ATGGCGCAGGTCGCACGCCGGATGGGAATGAGCGACCGCACCCTGCGCCGGAAACTGCGGGCCATTTGCGACCGGGTCGACGTGGAAACGCCGATCGAAGCGGTCGTGTGGGCCGTTCGGCGAAGAATCGTCTGA